The following coding sequences are from one Microbacterium sp. SORGH_AS_0969 window:
- the dhaL gene encoding dihydroxyacetone kinase subunit DhaL, protein MSGAVSIDDLVAWIHAFRDAVQQHKDELTRLDSEIGDADHGSNMARGLDAVVAKLDPAPATPAELFKTVGMTLVSSVGGASGPLYGTFFLRMGPALTSDDADATALGAALRAGVDGVVARGKAELGDKTMIDALAPALDAWDTAVADGADPAGAARAAAEAGARGRDSTEPLVARKGRASYLGERSAGHLDPGATSATLLLEALRDTLADAA, encoded by the coding sequence ATGAGCGGCGCCGTCTCGATCGACGATCTCGTCGCCTGGATCCATGCGTTCCGCGACGCCGTCCAGCAGCACAAGGACGAGCTCACGCGCCTGGACTCCGAGATCGGTGACGCCGATCACGGTTCGAACATGGCGCGGGGGCTCGACGCCGTGGTGGCCAAGCTCGACCCCGCACCGGCGACGCCTGCCGAGCTCTTCAAGACCGTCGGGATGACGCTCGTGTCGTCGGTGGGCGGCGCGAGCGGCCCGCTCTACGGCACGTTCTTCCTGCGGATGGGTCCCGCCCTGACGTCGGACGATGCGGATGCCACGGCCCTGGGCGCCGCCCTCCGCGCCGGCGTCGACGGAGTCGTGGCTCGCGGCAAAGCGGAACTCGGCGACAAGACGATGATCGACGCCCTGGCTCCCGCGCTCGACGCGTGGGACACGGCCGTCGCCGACGGCGCCGACCCTGCCGGAGCCGCGCGCGCGGCAGCCGAGGCCGGCGCCCGCGGCCGCGACTCCACCGAGCCGCTCGTCGCGCGCAAGGGCCGCGCGAGCTATCTCGGCGAGCGCAGCGCCGGGCACCTCGACCCGGGCGCCACGTCGGCGACGCTCCTGCTCGAAGCCCTGCGGGACACGCTGGCGGACGCCGCATGA
- a CDS encoding FKBP-type peptidyl-prolyl cis-trans isomerase → MRFRPIASLSVAAVAVLLLAGCAGSSDDSQTPDASASPDAGQCQTPFTGDVPAGLEVSGDFKGEVTVTRPDGFAPSAIQRSTLIEGTGDEVKAGDLVKANYTVIDASTGEVALDSLKSDPSGMDMIVNAQQIFGAAVSCVPIGSRTVSTFPAGTLGEGSPAYILVADSISELPTRAEGTEVAPVEGMPTVTFADNGAPTITVPTTPAPTETRIENLRQGTGDVVNPGDTVIVQYTGVLYDGGTVFDSSWDKGAPTQFATTDVVPGFKQALEGQTVGSQVVAVIPPADGYGDQAKGSIPANSTLVFVVDILGVQHATPAAQ, encoded by the coding sequence GTGCGCTTCCGCCCGATCGCTTCCCTGTCCGTCGCCGCCGTCGCGGTGCTGCTTCTGGCCGGGTGCGCCGGTTCGTCCGATGACAGCCAGACGCCGGACGCCAGTGCGAGCCCCGACGCCGGACAGTGCCAGACGCCGTTCACGGGCGACGTTCCCGCGGGCCTCGAGGTGTCCGGCGACTTCAAGGGCGAGGTCACGGTGACCCGGCCCGACGGATTCGCGCCGAGCGCGATCCAGCGCAGCACTCTCATCGAGGGCACCGGCGACGAGGTGAAGGCCGGCGATCTCGTCAAGGCGAACTACACCGTGATCGACGCGTCCACCGGCGAGGTCGCGCTCGACTCGCTCAAGAGCGATCCCTCGGGCATGGACATGATCGTCAACGCCCAGCAGATCTTCGGTGCCGCGGTGTCGTGCGTGCCGATCGGCTCGCGCACCGTCTCGACATTCCCCGCGGGAACGCTCGGCGAGGGCTCGCCGGCCTACATCCTCGTCGCCGACTCGATCTCCGAGCTGCCCACGCGTGCCGAGGGCACCGAGGTGGCACCCGTCGAGGGCATGCCGACCGTGACCTTCGCCGACAACGGTGCACCCACGATCACCGTGCCGACCACGCCGGCGCCCACCGAAACCCGCATCGAGAACCTCCGTCAGGGAACGGGCGACGTCGTGAACCCCGGCGACACCGTGATCGTTCAGTACACCGGCGTCCTCTACGACGGCGGCACCGTGTTCGATTCGAGCTGGGACAAGGGCGCGCCGACGCAGTTCGCGACGACCGACGTCGTTCCGGGCTTCAAGCAGGCGCTCGAGGGGCAGACGGTCGGCTCGCAGGTCGTCGCCGTGATTCCTCCCGCCGACGGCTACGGCGACCAGGCCAAGGGCTCCATCCCGGCCAACTCGACCCTCGTCTTCGTCGTCGACATCCTCGGCGTCCAGCACGCGACTCCCGCCGCTCAGTAG
- the ispG gene encoding flavodoxin-dependent (E)-4-hydroxy-3-methylbut-2-enyl-diphosphate synthase: protein MPAVNIGMPRVPEVLAPRRKTRQIKVGKVLVGGDAPVSVQSMTTTPTTNINATLQQIAELTASGCEIVRVAVPSQDDADVLHIIAKKSQIPVIADIHFQPKYVFQAIDAGCGAVRVNPGNIRKFDDQVGAIAAAAKAAGVSLRIGVNAGSLDRRLLEKYGKATPEALVESAVWEASLFEEHDFHDFKISVKHNDPIVMVKAYRLLAERGDWPLHLGVTEAGPAFQGTIKSATAFGILLSEGIGDTIRVSLSAPPAEEVKVGHQILQSLNLRERKLEIVSCPSCGRAQVDVYTLADDVTEGLKDMTVPLRVAVMGCVVNGPGEARDADLGVASGNGKGQIFVKGEVIKTVPEAEIVRTLIEEANRLADEMGPDAAPGTAQVITA from the coding sequence GTGCCTGCAGTGAACATCGGGATGCCCCGCGTGCCGGAGGTCCTCGCGCCTCGTCGCAAGACCCGTCAGATCAAGGTCGGCAAGGTGCTCGTCGGCGGCGACGCCCCCGTGAGCGTCCAGTCGATGACGACGACCCCCACGACGAACATCAACGCCACTCTCCAGCAGATCGCCGAACTCACGGCATCCGGCTGCGAGATCGTGCGCGTGGCCGTTCCGTCGCAGGACGACGCGGATGTGCTGCACATCATCGCGAAGAAGAGCCAGATCCCGGTCATCGCCGACATCCACTTCCAGCCGAAGTACGTCTTCCAGGCGATCGACGCCGGCTGCGGTGCGGTGCGCGTGAACCCCGGCAACATCCGCAAGTTCGACGATCAGGTCGGCGCGATCGCCGCCGCCGCGAAGGCTGCGGGTGTGTCGCTGCGCATCGGCGTGAACGCCGGATCGCTCGACCGCCGCCTGCTCGAGAAGTACGGCAAAGCCACGCCCGAGGCGCTTGTGGAGAGCGCCGTCTGGGAGGCGTCGCTGTTCGAGGAGCACGACTTCCACGACTTCAAGATCTCGGTCAAGCACAACGACCCGATCGTCATGGTCAAGGCCTACCGCCTGCTCGCCGAACGGGGCGACTGGCCGCTTCACCTCGGCGTGACCGAGGCGGGACCGGCGTTCCAGGGCACGATCAAGAGCGCGACGGCCTTCGGCATCCTGCTCTCCGAGGGCATCGGCGACACCATCCGCGTCTCGCTGTCGGCACCCCCGGCCGAAGAGGTCAAGGTCGGCCACCAGATCCTGCAGTCGCTCAACCTGCGCGAACGCAAGCTCGAGATCGTGTCGTGCCCCTCGTGCGGTCGTGCGCAGGTCGACGTCTACACGCTCGCCGACGACGTCACCGAAGGCCTGAAGGACATGACGGTGCCGCTGCGCGTGGCCGTCATGGGCTGCGTCGTCAACGGCCCCGGTGAGGCGCGCGACGCGGACCTCGGTGTCGCGTCGGGCAACGGCAAGGGCCAGATCTTCGTCAAGGGCGAGGTCATCAAAACCGTGCCCGAGGCCGAGATCGTCCGCACGCTCATCGAAGAGGCCAACCGCCTCGCCGACGAGATGGGTCCCGACGCGGCTCCCGGCACGGCGCAGGTCATCACGGCCTGA
- the dhaK gene encoding dihydroxyacetone kinase subunit DhaK — MKKFVNDPADVLAEALRGIEAAYPELRVDAENRVILRAEPIRAGKVALVSGGGSGHEPLHGGFVGRGMLDAAAAGEVFTSPTPDQVLAATQAVDAGAGVLHIVKNYTGDVLNFEMAAELAAAEGVQVEAVVVADDVAVQDSTWTAGRRGTGTTVILEKIVGALAEEGADLATVAELARRVSAAGRSMGVALTSCTVPAAGRPTFELPDDEMEVGVGIHGEPGRSRVKLASAHEIAKLMVDPIVHDFGDPVGPAIVLLSGLGGTPLIEQYLLYGEIAPLLADAGVVVQRVLIGDYITSLDMAGASLTVVKADDEMLRLWDAPVVTPGLRWGA, encoded by the coding sequence GTGAAGAAGTTCGTCAACGACCCGGCCGACGTGCTGGCCGAGGCCCTGCGCGGCATCGAAGCCGCTTACCCCGAGCTCCGCGTCGACGCGGAGAATCGCGTGATCCTGCGGGCGGAGCCGATCCGCGCCGGCAAGGTCGCCCTCGTCTCGGGTGGAGGCTCGGGCCACGAGCCACTGCACGGAGGCTTCGTCGGACGCGGAATGCTCGACGCGGCGGCGGCGGGCGAGGTCTTCACCTCCCCCACGCCGGATCAGGTGCTCGCAGCGACGCAGGCCGTCGATGCGGGTGCGGGTGTGCTGCACATTGTGAAGAACTACACCGGCGACGTCTTGAACTTCGAGATGGCGGCCGAGCTGGCGGCGGCCGAGGGTGTGCAGGTCGAGGCGGTCGTCGTGGCTGACGACGTCGCGGTCCAGGACTCGACGTGGACCGCGGGCCGCCGTGGCACCGGCACCACGGTCATCCTCGAGAAGATCGTCGGCGCCCTGGCCGAAGAGGGAGCCGACCTCGCCACCGTCGCCGAGCTCGCGCGCCGCGTGTCCGCGGCCGGCCGCTCGATGGGAGTGGCGCTGACCAGCTGCACGGTCCCCGCTGCGGGCCGACCCACCTTCGAGCTGCCCGACGACGAGATGGAGGTCGGGGTCGGCATCCACGGCGAACCCGGTCGGTCGCGCGTGAAGCTGGCATCCGCTCACGAGATCGCGAAGCTCATGGTCGACCCGATCGTCCACGACTTCGGCGACCCGGTCGGGCCGGCCATCGTGCTGCTGTCCGGGCTCGGCGGAACGCCGCTGATCGAGCAATACCTGCTCTACGGCGAGATCGCTCCCCTGCTGGCCGACGCGGGCGTCGTCGTGCAGCGCGTGCTCATCGGCGACTACATCACCAGCCTCGACATGGCGGGAGCGTCGCTCACGGTGGTGAAGGCCGACGATGAGATGCTGCGCCTGTGGGACGCGCCGGTCGTGACCCCGGGACTGCGGTGGGGCGCATGA
- a CDS encoding sugar-binding transcriptional regulator produces MVTQAEARSRDALRAAQLYYMQDLTMDAIAHEMRVSRSSVSRLLQHARDVGLVTISISPPDDARGQMAQRIADRFGIAAHVVPTPARTTEADRLERTALTAARILTERVESSMTVGIAWGSTLSAIARHVPAKDVHDTHIVQMNGAANVRTSGIPYAGEILSRFGTAWSSSVHQFPVPALFDDPQTKRAMWRERSVRSVLEIQDRVGLFVFGLGSPQADVPSHVYSSDYFDERDRAVIEREGVVGDCATVFYRVDGSSDIPELNARSSGPDLDTVRRIPRRFCVVSSLSKLDALRGALAAGLVTELVVEEALARRLLSVTR; encoded by the coding sequence ATGGTGACCCAGGCAGAAGCCCGCAGCCGGGATGCTCTCCGCGCCGCGCAGCTGTATTACATGCAAGATCTGACGATGGACGCCATCGCCCATGAGATGCGCGTCTCGCGCTCCTCGGTGTCGCGCCTGCTGCAGCACGCCCGCGACGTCGGGCTGGTGACGATCTCGATCAGCCCGCCCGACGACGCCCGCGGGCAGATGGCGCAGCGCATCGCCGACCGCTTCGGCATCGCCGCGCACGTGGTGCCCACGCCCGCACGCACGACGGAGGCCGATCGCCTCGAACGCACGGCCCTGACCGCCGCGCGCATCCTCACCGAGCGGGTCGAGTCCTCGATGACGGTGGGGATCGCGTGGGGGTCGACGCTCTCGGCGATCGCCCGCCACGTCCCCGCCAAGGACGTGCACGACACCCACATCGTGCAGATGAACGGTGCCGCCAACGTCCGCACCAGCGGCATCCCGTACGCGGGAGAGATCCTGTCGCGGTTCGGGACCGCCTGGTCGTCGTCGGTGCACCAATTCCCGGTTCCCGCGCTCTTCGACGATCCCCAGACGAAGCGTGCGATGTGGCGGGAGCGCTCGGTGCGTTCCGTCCTCGAGATCCAGGACCGCGTCGGGCTCTTCGTGTTCGGCCTGGGTTCGCCGCAGGCCGACGTGCCCTCGCACGTCTACAGCAGCGACTACTTCGACGAGCGTGATCGGGCGGTGATCGAGCGCGAGGGCGTGGTCGGCGACTGCGCGACGGTGTTCTACCGCGTCGATGGGTCCAGCGACATCCCCGAGCTGAACGCCCGCTCGAGTGGCCCCGACCTCGACACCGTCCGGCGCATCCCGCGGCGGTTCTGCGTGGTGTCGAGTCTGTCGAAGCTCGACGCCCTGCGCGGCGCCCTCGCGGCGGGACTCGTCACCGAACTCGTCGTCGAAGAGGCCCTCGCCCGTCGCCTGCTGAGCGTCACGCGCTGA
- the dhaM gene encoding dihydroxyacetone kinase phosphoryl donor subunit DhaM, which translates to MIGLVVVSHSRALADAAIELALQMGGENPPTVRVAAGGPDGDLGTDAVAIASAIDEADGGDGVLVLMDLGSAILSAETALEFVAEPDRVRLSAAPFVEGLVAAVVTAAGGAGLDAVATECATAGDAKRRQLGADTDSAGAGAASETAKAAEGAAFEAMITNPSGLHARPAATFVKTASRYDADVRLIDLDTGSEEISARSLLALMALGVRQGSRVRVSATGPEAREALDDLRALIEDGFGER; encoded by the coding sequence ATGATCGGCCTCGTCGTCGTCTCGCACTCGCGCGCCCTGGCCGACGCCGCGATCGAACTGGCCCTGCAGATGGGTGGGGAGAATCCGCCCACGGTGCGCGTCGCAGCGGGCGGGCCCGACGGCGACCTCGGGACGGATGCCGTGGCCATCGCTTCCGCGATCGACGAGGCCGACGGCGGCGACGGGGTGCTCGTTCTGATGGATCTCGGCTCCGCGATCCTCAGTGCCGAGACGGCGTTGGAGTTCGTCGCCGAACCGGATCGTGTCCGCCTCAGCGCGGCACCCTTCGTCGAGGGTCTCGTGGCGGCGGTCGTGACGGCCGCGGGCGGAGCAGGACTCGACGCGGTCGCGACGGAATGCGCGACGGCGGGCGACGCGAAGCGCCGACAGCTGGGGGCGGACACGGACAGCGCCGGTGCGGGTGCGGCATCCGAAACCGCGAAGGCCGCGGAAGGCGCGGCTTTCGAGGCGATGATCACGAACCCGTCGGGCCTCCACGCTCGGCCGGCCGCGACCTTCGTCAAGACCGCGTCGCGGTACGACGCCGACGTGCGTCTCATCGATCTCGACACGGGTTCGGAAGAGATCTCGGCGCGCAGCCTGTTGGCGCTGATGGCGCTGGGCGTGCGTCAGGGATCACGCGTCCGCGTCAGCGCGACCGGCCCCGAGGCGCGAGAGGCCCTGGACGACCTCCGGGCTCTGATCGAGGACGGCTTCGGCGAGCGCTGA
- a CDS encoding 1-acyl-sn-glycerol-3-phosphate acyltransferase, giving the protein MGATYVLGRSLIAPLARAVYRPRVEGRENVPRTGPVIFASNHLSFIDSIAIPVAAPRPVHFMAKSAYFEKWASRQFFTAIGAIPVERGAGQKALDALEQQRALLEDGRAVALYPEGTRSLDGRLYKGRTGVAFLALQTGAPVVPVGLIGTDKVMPVGAKIPTTKERITVRFGESIDLSPHGPATSGRARRGATDEIMAAIHALSEQELANAYNEAPAQNPLERIKQVLPHERL; this is encoded by the coding sequence ATGGGTGCGACGTACGTCCTCGGGCGTTCGCTCATCGCCCCCCTCGCCCGCGCCGTGTACCGCCCGCGCGTCGAAGGACGCGAGAACGTCCCGCGCACGGGCCCCGTCATCTTTGCGAGCAACCACCTGTCGTTCATCGACTCCATCGCGATCCCCGTCGCGGCTCCTCGCCCCGTTCACTTCATGGCGAAGTCGGCGTACTTCGAGAAATGGGCCTCGCGGCAGTTCTTCACCGCGATCGGCGCGATCCCCGTCGAACGCGGCGCCGGGCAGAAAGCCCTCGACGCCCTCGAGCAGCAGCGCGCGCTGCTCGAGGACGGTCGCGCGGTCGCGCTCTACCCCGAGGGCACGCGTTCCCTCGACGGCCGCCTCTACAAGGGACGCACCGGAGTCGCCTTCCTGGCCCTGCAGACGGGCGCTCCGGTCGTCCCGGTCGGCCTCATCGGCACAGACAAGGTCATGCCGGTCGGCGCGAAGATCCCGACGACGAAAGAGCGCATCACGGTCCGTTTCGGCGAGTCCATCGACCTCTCCCCCCACGGGCCCGCCACCTCGGGCCGGGCGCGTCGCGGCGCGACCGACGAGATCATGGCCGCGATCCACGCCCTCAGCGAGCAGGAGCTCGCGAACGCGTACAACGAGGCCCCCGCGCAGAACCCCCTCGAGCGCATCAAGCAGGTGCTCCCGCACGAGCGCCTCTGA
- a CDS encoding RIP metalloprotease yields MIVIAFLIGVLVLVVGLAVSIALHEMGHLLPAKIFGVRVGQYMIGFGPTLWSRRIGETEYGFKALPLGGFISMAGMYPPAPEGEEPSKRRSRFFATMVQDARDANAETLIGGDDRAFYRLPVWKRIIIMLGGPAMNLVLAVVLFTIALSGIGIQQGTTTVVSVSECVIPASQQRQDCEPSDPVAPAKAAGMQPGDTMISIDGTPVSTFNEAAAIIQASPGKPLSMVIERDGAEQTVQFTPQPTDRAVTNAQGQPVTDTSGAPEYETIGFAGLSPQIAFEPQPIWTGVEATGQYIGQVATIMSQLPVRVYDVAVDTITGQPRDADSPMSVIGAGRMAGEIAAVNAPILERVQQIVLLLGGLNIALFAFNLIPLLPLDGGHVVVALWDGLKKLVARARGRIAKPVDATRLVPVTFVVVILLVGVGSVLFLADIFNPVKLL; encoded by the coding sequence GTGATTGTCATCGCGTTCCTCATCGGCGTCCTCGTGCTCGTGGTGGGACTGGCCGTTTCGATCGCGCTGCACGAGATGGGTCACCTTCTGCCGGCGAAGATCTTCGGCGTCCGGGTCGGGCAGTACATGATCGGCTTCGGGCCGACGCTGTGGTCGCGCCGGATCGGCGAGACCGAGTACGGGTTCAAGGCTCTGCCCCTCGGCGGCTTCATCTCGATGGCAGGCATGTATCCGCCCGCTCCCGAGGGTGAGGAGCCGTCGAAACGGCGGTCGCGGTTCTTCGCCACGATGGTGCAGGACGCCCGGGATGCCAACGCCGAGACGCTCATCGGGGGCGACGATCGCGCCTTCTACCGGCTGCCCGTGTGGAAGCGCATCATCATCATGCTCGGCGGGCCGGCGATGAACCTCGTCCTCGCGGTCGTGCTGTTCACGATCGCGCTGAGCGGCATCGGCATCCAACAGGGGACGACGACCGTCGTGTCGGTCTCGGAGTGCGTCATTCCCGCGAGCCAGCAGCGGCAGGACTGCGAGCCGTCCGACCCGGTCGCGCCCGCCAAGGCGGCGGGGATGCAGCCGGGCGACACGATGATCTCGATCGACGGCACCCCCGTCTCGACCTTCAACGAGGCGGCGGCGATCATCCAGGCGTCTCCCGGCAAGCCCCTGTCGATGGTCATCGAGAGAGACGGCGCGGAGCAGACCGTACAGTTCACCCCGCAGCCGACCGACCGGGCGGTGACGAACGCGCAGGGCCAGCCGGTGACCGATACCTCTGGCGCCCCCGAGTACGAGACGATCGGGTTCGCCGGCCTCAGCCCGCAGATCGCGTTCGAGCCGCAGCCGATCTGGACCGGAGTCGAGGCGACGGGTCAGTACATCGGACAGGTCGCGACGATCATGTCGCAGCTGCCGGTGCGTGTCTACGACGTCGCCGTCGACACGATCACTGGTCAGCCGCGAGACGCCGACAGCCCGATGAGCGTCATCGGCGCCGGCCGGATGGCGGGCGAGATCGCCGCGGTGAACGCTCCGATCCTCGAACGCGTGCAGCAGATCGTCCTGCTCCTCGGCGGACTGAACATCGCCCTGTTCGCGTTCAACTTGATCCCGCTGCTGCCCCTGGACGGCGGGCATGTCGTCGTGGCGCTCTGGGACGGGCTGAAGAAGCTCGTCGCGCGCGCCCGCGGGCGGATTGCCAAGCCCGTGGATGCCACGCGCCTGGTGCCCGTGACCTTCGTCGTCGTCATCCTGCTGGTGGGCGTGGGCAGCGTGCTGTTCCTCGCCGACATCTTCAATCCGGTGAAGCTGCTCTAG
- a CDS encoding anthranilate synthase family protein, whose translation MTGPDPSSLIHDLLSGTAPFALIARDGATVEVLTGDVVDVDLLGDIPLTDATGTAREVLALVPFRQVRERGFVCHDDGAPLRCLVVDERVSLDRAETVASLPSSPVPLADAGFDIADEEYADIVRRVIADEIGRGEGANFVIRRDFVAGVDVDPRVAALTWFRALLEHEMGAYWTFAVVTEGHIAVGASPEAHVSAKAGIVTMNPISGTFRHPAGGATAETLAEFLRSTKETEELFMVVDEELKMMSAVCSDGGRITGPHLKVMSRLTHTEYMLRGRSDLDPRDILRETMFAPTVTGSPMQNACTVIARHETTPRGYYSGVAALFTPTGATEGPTHDLDAPILIRTAYLVDGRLRVPVGATLVRHSDPYGEVGETHGKAAGVLGAIGAIPRDSAPAAPPSADPDAPTAPLLPLAEDPAIAELLASRNDRLAPFWMNPQDPDGSGPFAGRTALVVDAEDRFTTMLAHQLRHLGLDTRIVHWSEVTDAELDAADLVVSGPGPGDPRDDSPRMAAMRHVVGRRRAAGAPLLAVCLSHQILADSLGIDLRPLARPHQGLQKTVDVFGEPASIGFYNTFTARAPEATPEEVEIAADAETGDVYALRGPGYASVQGHLESILSRDGMRTLERLIAHVL comes from the coding sequence ATGACCGGGCCCGACCCCTCTTCCCTGATCCACGACCTCCTCAGCGGCACCGCCCCGTTCGCCCTGATCGCGCGCGACGGCGCGACCGTCGAGGTCCTCACCGGTGACGTCGTCGACGTCGATCTGCTGGGCGACATCCCCCTGACGGATGCCACCGGCACCGCGCGCGAAGTCCTCGCCCTCGTGCCGTTCCGGCAGGTGCGCGAGCGCGGGTTCGTCTGCCATGACGACGGGGCGCCGCTGCGGTGCCTCGTCGTGGACGAGCGCGTCTCGCTCGATCGCGCCGAGACCGTGGCATCCCTCCCCTCCTCCCCCGTCCCGCTCGCGGACGCGGGCTTCGACATCGCCGACGAGGAGTACGCCGACATCGTGCGGCGGGTGATCGCCGACGAGATCGGCCGGGGCGAGGGGGCGAACTTCGTCATCCGTCGTGACTTCGTCGCCGGGGTCGACGTCGATCCGCGCGTCGCGGCGCTGACGTGGTTCCGCGCGCTGCTCGAACACGAGATGGGCGCGTACTGGACCTTCGCGGTGGTCACCGAGGGGCACATCGCGGTCGGCGCGAGCCCCGAGGCGCACGTGAGCGCCAAGGCGGGCATCGTGACGATGAACCCCATCTCGGGCACCTTCCGTCACCCCGCGGGCGGTGCGACGGCCGAGACCCTTGCCGAGTTCCTCCGCTCGACCAAAGAGACCGAGGAGCTCTTCATGGTCGTCGACGAGGAGCTGAAGATGATGAGCGCCGTGTGCAGCGACGGCGGACGCATCACCGGCCCGCACCTCAAGGTGATGTCGCGCCTGACGCACACCGAGTACATGCTCCGCGGGCGCAGCGACCTCGACCCGCGCGACATCCTGCGCGAGACGATGTTCGCGCCCACGGTGACCGGCTCCCCCATGCAGAACGCCTGTACGGTCATCGCCCGGCACGAGACGACGCCCCGCGGCTACTACTCGGGCGTGGCCGCGTTGTTCACCCCGACCGGAGCCACCGAGGGCCCGACGCATGATCTCGACGCGCCGATCCTCATCCGCACGGCCTACCTCGTCGACGGTCGCCTGCGCGTCCCCGTGGGTGCCACGCTGGTGCGTCACTCCGATCCGTACGGCGAGGTCGGCGAGACCCACGGCAAGGCCGCAGGTGTCCTCGGGGCGATCGGGGCGATCCCCCGCGACAGCGCGCCGGCTGCTCCCCCGTCCGCCGATCCCGACGCCCCGACGGCCCCGCTCCTCCCACTCGCCGAGGATCCCGCGATCGCCGAGCTGCTGGCATCCCGAAACGACCGTCTCGCGCCGTTCTGGATGAACCCGCAGGATCCCGACGGCTCGGGTCCGTTCGCGGGACGCACGGCTCTCGTCGTGGATGCCGAGGACCGCTTCACCACGATGCTCGCGCACCAGCTGCGCCACCTCGGGCTCGACACCCGGATCGTGCACTGGTCCGAGGTGACCGACGCCGAGCTCGACGCGGCCGACCTCGTCGTCTCGGGCCCGGGCCCGGGTGACCCGCGCGACGACAGCCCGCGGATGGCGGCGATGCGCCACGTCGTCGGCCGCCGACGCGCGGCCGGTGCGCCGCTGCTCGCGGTGTGCCTGAGCCACCAGATCCTCGCCGACTCGCTCGGGATCGACCTGCGGCCCCTGGCCCGGCCGCACCAGGGCCTGCAGAAGACCGTCGACGTGTTCGGCGAGCCCGCCTCGATCGGCTTCTACAACACCTTCACCGCCCGCGCGCCGGAAGCGACTCCCGAGGAGGTCGAGATCGCCGCGGATGCCGAGACGGGCGACGTCTACGCCCTGCGGGGCCCCGGATACGCGAGCGTGCAGGGGCACCTCGAGTCGATCCTGTCGCGCGACGGCATGCGCACGCTGGAGCGGTTGATCGCTCACGTCCTCTGA
- the dxr gene encoding 1-deoxy-D-xylulose-5-phosphate reductoisomerase, with protein sequence MRRVLLLGSTGSIGTQALDVIRANADRFEVVGLAAGSDRAGVEAQAQAFGVEHVALGAIEAEQLIRDVEADVVVNGITGSVGLGPTIAALEAGRTLALANKESLIVGGDLVTALAAPGQIVPVDSEHSAIAQALRSGEAHEVRRLVLTASGGPFRGRSREQLRGVTPAEALAHPTWDMGRVVTTNSATLVNKGLEVIEAHLLFDVPYDRIDVTVHPQSIVHSMVEFVDGSTIAQASPPDMRLPISLGLDWPRRVAGVGAPLDWTTASQWTFEPLDEEAFGSVALAKKVGQAGATYPAVFNAANEQAVDAFHEGRLSFLGILEIIEEVVDRHEAPATLTRESLADAEVWARRTADAVIAAR encoded by the coding sequence ATGCGCCGCGTCCTCCTCCTCGGTTCCACCGGTTCGATCGGCACGCAGGCGCTCGACGTCATCCGCGCGAACGCGGACCGCTTCGAGGTCGTCGGCCTCGCCGCCGGTTCCGATCGCGCGGGGGTCGAGGCGCAGGCGCAGGCGTTCGGTGTTGAGCACGTCGCCCTCGGCGCGATCGAGGCGGAGCAGCTCATCCGCGACGTCGAAGCCGACGTGGTCGTCAACGGCATCACGGGCTCGGTGGGACTCGGTCCCACCATCGCCGCTCTCGAAGCGGGGCGCACCCTCGCCCTGGCGAACAAGGAGTCGCTGATCGTCGGCGGCGACCTCGTCACCGCGCTCGCCGCCCCGGGCCAGATCGTGCCGGTCGACTCCGAGCACTCGGCGATCGCGCAGGCGCTGCGATCCGGAGAGGCGCACGAGGTGCGCCGGCTGGTGCTCACGGCATCCGGAGGCCCTTTCCGCGGTCGTTCGCGCGAGCAGTTGCGGGGCGTCACGCCCGCCGAGGCGCTCGCGCACCCCACGTGGGACATGGGACGCGTCGTGACGACCAACTCGGCGACGCTGGTCAACAAGGGGCTCGAGGTCATCGAGGCGCATCTGCTCTTCGACGTGCCGTACGACCGCATCGATGTCACCGTCCATCCGCAGTCGATCGTGCACTCGATGGTCGAGTTCGTCGACGGATCGACGATCGCGCAGGCCTCGCCGCCCGACATGCGTCTGCCGATCTCCCTCGGCCTCGACTGGCCGCGCCGCGTGGCCGGCGTCGGGGCGCCGCTCGACTGGACGACCGCGAGCCAGTGGACTTTCGAGCCACTCGACGAGGAGGCCTTCGGGTCGGTGGCGCTCGCCAAGAAGGTCGGTCAGGCCGGGGCGACCTACCCCGCCGTCTTCAACGCCGCGAACGAGCAGGCCGTCGATGCGTTCCACGAGGGGCGTCTGAGCTTCCTCGGCATCCTCGAGATCATCGAAGAGGTCGTCGACCGTCACGAGGCACCCGCGACGCTCACGCGCGAATCGCTTGCCGACGCCGAGGTCTGGGCTCGTCGGACGGCGGATGCCGTGATCGCGGCGCGCTGA